The following proteins are co-located in the Leptodactylus fuscus isolate aLepFus1 chromosome 8, aLepFus1.hap2, whole genome shotgun sequence genome:
- the LOC142217469 gene encoding parvalbumin beta-like has translation MKQITDILDEKKIDAALASVAEPGTFEYKSFFQISGITCLTPEQICEFFSLLDRNGSEYLGSADLTLFLRTIKPDARVLEEEEVNKMMEKGDPNKQNMIGPNEFQAMVKSTKSQN, from the exons ATGAAGCAAATCACTGATATTCTGGATGAAAAGAAGATTGATGCCGCTCTGGCCAGTGTAGCCG AGCCCGGGACTTTTGAATACAAATCTTTCTTTCAGATTTCTGGTATTACTTGCTTGACTCCTGAGCAGATCTGTGAGTTTTTTTCTCTGCTTGACAGAAATGGAAGTGAATACCTTGGGTCAGCCGACCTTAC ATTATTCCTGAGAACCATCAAACCAGATGCCAGAGttctggaagaggaggaggtgaaCAAAATGATGGAGAAAGGTGACCCTAACAAACAAAATATGATTGGACCAAACG AATTCCAGGCTATGGTGAAGTCAACAAAATCCCAAAACTAG
- the LOC142217468 gene encoding parvalbumin beta-like, whose translation MSITDFLDEKKIDAALASVAAGNSFHYKSFFQKSGLSGKSTGPVKKVFEILDRNDSGFIEEDELTSFLQNFRPDARLLTEDEVKEVMKDGDSDKDGKIAPNNFQAMVKSAGAKKPRRV comes from the exons ATGTCAATCACAGATTTTCTGGATGAAAAGAAGATTGATGCCGCTCTGGCCAGTGTCGCAG CTGGCAACTCCTTCCACTACAAATCCTTCTTCCAGAAGTCCGGTCTGTCCGGCAAGTCTACTGGTCCGGTCAAGAAGGTTTTTGAAATCCTTGACAGAAATGACAGTGGATTCATTGAGGAAGATGAACTTAC ATCATTCCTGCAGAACTTCAGGCCTGACGCCAGACTTCTGACTGAGGATGAAGTGAAGGAAGTGATGAAGGACGGTGACTCTGATAAAGATGGAAAGATTGCACCTAATA ATTTCCAGGCTATGGTGAAGTCAGCCGGAGCCAAAAAACCACGACGAGTGTGA
- the LOC142217523 gene encoding parvalbumin beta-like: MSITDILCAKDIEAALASVAADNSFQYKAFFQKVGLSGKSPDQVKKVFEILDRDCSGFIEEDELALFLKNFKPDARALNDAETKAFLKAGDSDGDGKIGVDEFQALVKA, translated from the exons ATGTCTATCACTGACATTCTCTGCGCTAAGGACATTGAAGCCGCCTTGGCCAGTGTCGCTG CTGACAACTCCTTCCAGTACAAAGCCTTCTTCCAGAAGGTCGGTCTGTCTGGCAAGTCTCCTGATCAGGTCAAGAAGGTCTTCGAAATCCTGGACAGAGATTGCAGTGGATTCATTGAGGAAGATGAGCTTGC ACTCTTCCTGAAGAACTTCAAGCCCGATGCCAGAGCTCTGAATGACGCTGAGACCAAGGCTTTCCTGAAGGCTGGAGACTCTGATGGTGACGGCAAGATTGGAGTAGATG AATTCCAGGCTCTGGTGAAGGCATAA